One genomic segment of Suricata suricatta isolate VVHF042 chromosome 16, meerkat_22Aug2017_6uvM2_HiC, whole genome shotgun sequence includes these proteins:
- the CARMIL2 gene encoding capping protein, Arp2/3 and myosin-I linker protein 2 isoform X1, with protein sequence MAHTPDGISGELRGEITRFLWPKEAELLLKTWLPEREGADRGHILALLRWRAYLLHTCLPLRVDCTFSYLEVQAMALQETPPQVTFELESLPELVLEFPGVAALEQLAQHIAAAIKKVFPRSNLGKLFRKPTSPSMLARLEKSSPSEDTVPSSPCGGFLETYEALCDYNGFPFREEIQWDVDTIYHRQGCRHFRLGDFSHLGSRDLALSVAALSYNLWFQCLSCVDMKLSLEVSEQILHMMSQSSHLEELVLENCGLKGDFVRRLAQALAGHSRSALRELSLAGNLLDDRGMAALSKHLELRPGALRKLSLAQTGLTPRGMRSLGQALDSNMAFDSVLTHLDLSGNPGALGALEDSGGLCSFLSRPNALTFLNLAGTDTALDTLFAALAGGCCTNLSHLDASRNVFSRTKSRAAPDALQLFLSRAERLRHLGLAGCKLPPDALRALLEGLALNTHTGDLHLDLSACELRSAGAQVIQDLVCDAGAVSSLDLADNGFGSDMVTLVLAIGRSRSLRHVALGRNFNVRCKETLDDVLHRIVQLMQDDDCPLQSLSVAESRLKLASSVLLRALGTNPNLTALDISGNAMGDTGAKMLAKALRVNTRLRSVVWDRNHTSALGLLDVAQALEQNRSLKAMPLPLNDVAQAHRSRPEMTARAVHQIQACLLRNNRADHASSGRTSSCPQLLGLVSDPSEQEVNELCQSVQEHVELLGCGAGPQGEAAVHQAEDAIQNANFSLSILPILYEAGSSPSHQWQLQQKLEGLLGQVGEVCRKDIQDFTQATLDTTRSLCPQMLQGPRWREQLEGVLVGSRSLPELLPEHLLQDAFTRLRDMRLSVTGTLAESIVAQALEGLNAARDRLGALLQVESLTQQATVAMPPAIPAQDGGEPSPFGPGELEGLFFPEVRGKQDDEEQKNDSPPQKWPESSQGLRLVLSTHSAAEEPEPELAAPGEDAEPQAGPSARGSPSPATPGPQAGPLPRMDLPPAGQPLRHPTRARPRPRRQHHHRPPPGGPQVPPALPQEGNGLSARVDEGVEEFFSKRLIQQDRLWVPEEDLANEGGTTPVPRTLRKKLGTLFAFKKPRSTRGPRSDLETSPGAAPRTRKTTLGDLLRPPSRPGRGEEPGGAEGGTSSPDLARRSRPRYTRESKAYSMILLPAEEEEEMLGSRPDKRRPLERGDTELAPSFEQRVQVMLQRIGVSRGSGSAEGKRKQSKDGEIKKAGSDGDIMDSSAEAPPISIKSRTHSVSADPSCRPGPGAQGPESATWKTLGQQLNAELRGRGWGQQDGPGPPSPCPSPSPRRTSPSPNSLGLPEDPSLGPRNEDGQLRPRPLSAGRRAVSVHEDQLQAPAERPLRLQRSPVLKRRPKLEPPSSPSLGPVLGTPPLTLQPTELSSPEQNPPSPATDQRGGGPNP encoded by the exons atGGCCCACACCCCCGACGGCATATCCGGTGAGCTTCGAG GCGAGATCACCAGATTCCTGTGGCCCAAGGAGGCTGAGCTGCTGCTGAAAACCTGGCTACCGGAACGGGAGGGTGCTGATCGAGGTCATATCCTG GCACTGCTGCGATGGAGAGCCTACCTGCTCCACACCTGCCTCCCCCTGAGG GTGGACTGCACATTCAGCTACCTGGAGGTCCAGGCCATGGCACTGCAGGAGACACCCCCTCAG gtcaCTTTTGAGCTAGAGTCTCTGCCTGAGCTGGTCCTGGAGTTTCCTGGTGTGGCTGCCCTGGAACAGCTGGCCCAGCACATTGCTGCAGCCATCAAGAAGGTGTTCCCTCGCTCGAACCTTGG GAAGCTATTCCGGAAGCCCACATCCCCCTCCATGCTGGCTCGCCTGGAGAAAAGCAGTCCCTCCGAAGACACCGTGCCCAGCAGCCCCTGTG GTGGCTTCTTGGAGACGTATGAGGCTCTGTGTGACTACAATGGCTTCCCGTTCCGAGAGGAGATTCAGTGG GATGTGGACACGATCTACCATCGTCAGGGCTGCCGCCACTTCCGCCTAGGTGACTTCAGCCATTTGGGCAGTCG GGACCTGGCCCTGAGTGTGGCTGCCCTGTCCTACAACCTGTGGTTCCAGTGCCTCTCCTGTGTGGACATGAAGCTG AGCCTTGAGGTCTCGGAACAGATTCTGCACATGATGAGTCAGTCATCCCACCTGGAGGAGCTAGTGCTAGAGAACTGTGGCCTGAAGGG AGACTTTGTCCGGCGACTGGCCCAAGCACTGGCAGGGCACTCGAGATCTGCCCTCCGGGAGCTTAGCCTGGCGGGGAACCTGCTGGATGACCGAG GCATGGCTGCTCTGAGCAAACACCTAGAGCTTCGTCCTGGAGCATTGAGGAAACTCAGCCTAGCGCAGACAGGGTTGACACCTCGAG GAATGAGgtctctgggccaggcactggaTTCCAATATGGCCTTTGACTCTGTCCTGACCCACCTGGACCTTTCCGGGAACCCTGGGGCGCTGGGGGCCTTGGAGGACAGTGGG GGCCTCTGTAGTTTCCTGAGCCGTCCTAATGCTCTGACGTTCCTGAATCTCGCGGGCACCGACACCGCCCTGGACACT CTCTTCGCAGCGCTGGCCGGCGGCTGCTGCACCAACCTCAGCCACCTGGACGCCTCGAGGAACGTCTTCTCCCGCAC GAAGTCCCGGGCTGCGCCCGACGCGCTCCAACTCTTCCTCAGCCGCGCGGAGAGGCTTCGGCACCTGGGCCTGGCGGGCTGTAAGCTGCCTCCCGACGCGCTCAG GGCTCTTTTGGAAGGCCTTGCGCTCAACACGCACACGGGCGACCTGCACCTGGACCTCAGCGCCTGTGAG CTGCGCTCAGCGGGCGCTCAGGTGATACAGGACTTAGTGTGCGACGCCGGCGCAGTGAGCTCCCTGGACCTGGCGGATAATG GCTTCGGCTCAGACATGGTGACTCTGGTGCTGGCCATCGGGAGGAGTCGGTCCCTGCGACATGTGGCACTTGGAAGGAACTTCAACGTCCGGTGCAA ggAGACCCTGGACGACGTCCTGCACCGGATTGTCCAGCTCATGCAGGATGACGACTGT CCCCTACAGTCTCTGTCTGTGGCCGAGTCGCGGCTGAAGCTGGCCTCCAGCGTCCTGCTCCGGGCCCTGGGCACCAATCCTAACCTGACGGCGCTGGATATCAGCGGCAACGCAATGGGGGACACCGGCGCCAAGATGCTGGCCAAGGCACTTCGGGTCAACACAAGGCTCCG GTCTGTGGTCTGGGACCGGAATCACACGTCTGCTCTGGGCCTGCTGGACGTAGCTCAGGCGCTGGAGCAGAACCGCAGCCTAAAGGCCATGCCTCTGCCACTGAACGACGTTGCCCAGGCACATCGCAGCCGACCGGAAATGACTGCACGTGCAGTGCATCAG ATCCAAGCCTGTCTTTTGAGGAATAATCGTGCGGACCATGCCTCTTCTGGCCGCACCTCCTCCTGTCCGCAGCTACTGGGTCTGGTCTCAGACCCCTCGGAGCAG gaagtGAATGAACTGTGTCAGTCAGTGCAGGAGCATGTGGAGCTACTGGGCTGTGGGGCTGGACCCCAGGGTGAAGCTGCTGTGCACCAGGCTGAGGATGCCATCCAAAATGCCAACTTCTCTCTCAGT ATTCTCCCAATTCTGTATGAGGCTGGGAGCTCTCCAAGTCATCAGTGGCAGCTACAGCAAAAGCTAGAGGGCCTCCTAGGACAGGTGGGTGAGGTCTGCCGTAAAGATATTCAG GATTTCACTCAGGCCACATTGGACACAACAAGGAGCCTCTGCCCACAGATGCTACAGGGACCCAGGTGGAGGGAGCAGCTAGAGGGAGTCCTGGTGGGCTCAAGGAGCCTCCCAGAGCTGCTCCCAGAGCACCTGCTGCAAGATGCCTTCACGAGGCTCAG ggaTATGCGGTTGTCAGTCACGGGGACCTTGGCAGAAAGCATTGTGGCTCAGGCTCTGGAGGGGCTGAATGCAGCCCGGGATCGGCTG GGTGCCTTATTGCAGGTAGAGAGTCTGACTCAGCAGGCAACAGTGGCAATGCCTCCTGCCATACCAGCACAGGATGGAGGTGAGCCCAGCCCCTTTGGGCCTGGAGAATTGGAAGGTCTTTTCTTCCCTGAGGTGAGGGGAAAGCAGGATGACGAGGAACAGAAG AATGACAGTCCTCCACAGAAATGGCCTGAGTCCAGCCAAGGTCTTCGCCTGGTCCTCTCCACTCACA GTGCTGCTGAGGAACCGGAGCCCGAGCTGGCGGCTCCGGGGGAAGATGCAGAGCCTCAGGCGGGGCCTTCTGCCCGTGGCTCTCCGAGCCCCGCCACCCCGGGTCCTCAGGCTGGCCCACTGCCACGCATGGACCTGCCACCCGCTGGGCAACCCCTGCGCCATCCGACCCGGGCCCGGCCGCGGCCGCGGCGCCAGCACCACCACCGTCCACCACCGGGGGGCCCTCAG gtgcccccagccctgccacagGAAGGGAATGGGCTCAGTGCCCGAGTGGATGAAGGCGTGGAAGAATTCTTCTCCAAAAGGCTGATCCAGCAGGATCGCCT CTGGGTCCCTGAAGAGGACTTGGCCAACGAAGGGGGTACCACCCCTGTCCCCCGCACACTGCGAAAGAAGCTGGGTACCCTCTTTGCCTTCAAGAAGCCTCGTTCAACCCGGGGGCCGCGGTCTGATCTAGAGACCAGCCCTGGGGCAGCTCCCCGTACTCGAAAGACCACACTTGGAGACCTGTTGCGGCCACCATCCCGTCCCGGCCGTGGTGAGGAGCCTGGTGGAGCTGAGGGGGGCACGAGCAGCCCAGACCTGGCCCGCAGGAGCCGGCCTCGCTACACTCGGGAAAGCAAGGCCTATTCAATGATACTACTTCccgctgaggaggaggaggaaatgttGGGCTCCAGACCTGACAAG CGGCGGCCCCTGGAgcggggagacacagagctggccCCCTCCTTCGAACAGCGAGTACAAGTGATGCTGCAGAGGATCGGTGTGAGCAGAGGCAGCGGGAGTGCTGAAGGCAAGAGGAAGCAA AGCAAGGATGGAGAGATCAAGAAGGCTGGGTCAGATG GTGACATTATGGACAGTTCTGCAGAGGCTCCTCCCATCTCAATCAAGTCCCGGACCCACTCCGTGTCGGCTG ACCCCTCGTGCAGACCTGGTCCAGGGGCCCAAGGTCCTGAGTCTGCCACCTGGAAGACACTAGGACAGCAGCTGAATGCAGAGCTCAGGGGCCGTGGTTGGGGACAACAGGATGGTCCAGGCCCTCCCTCTCCTTGTCCCAGCCCCAGTCCACGAAGAACCAGCCCCTCCCCAAACAGCCTGGGCCTCCCAGAGGACCCTTCCTTGGGCCCTAGGAATGAAG ATGGCCAGCTGAGGCCGAGGCCTCTCTCGGCAGGGCGACGAGCCGTGTCTGTGCATGAGGACCAGCTCCAGGCCCCTGCTG AACGGCCCCTGCGGCTGCAGCGCTCCCCTGTTCTCAAGCGGAGGCCAAAGCTTGAGCCACCCTCATCTCCAAGCCTAG GACCCGTACTTGGAACCCCACCTCTGACCCTCCAGCCTACAGAGCTCTCCAGCCCTGAGCAGAACCCACCTTCCCCAGCCACAGACCAAAGAGGCGGCGGGCCCAACCCCTGA
- the CARMIL2 gene encoding capping protein, Arp2/3 and myosin-I linker protein 2 isoform X3, producing the protein MASRSERRFSGQLKTPSSHPGCGHDLPSSGLPPLPPRDLALSVAALSYNLWFQCLSCVDMKLSLEVSEQILHMMSQSSHLEELVLENCGLKGDFVRRLAQALAGHSRSALRELSLAGNLLDDRGMAALSKHLELRPGALRKLSLAQTGLTPRGMRSLGQALDSNMAFDSVLTHLDLSGNPGALGALEDSGGLCSFLSRPNALTFLNLAGTDTALDTLFAALAGGCCTNLSHLDASRNVFSRTKSRAAPDALQLFLSRAERLRHLGLAGCKLPPDALRALLEGLALNTHTGDLHLDLSACELRSAGAQVIQDLVCDAGAVSSLDLADNGFGSDMVTLVLAIGRSRSLRHVALGRNFNVRCKETLDDVLHRIVQLMQDDDCPLQSLSVAESRLKLASSVLLRALGTNPNLTALDISGNAMGDTGAKMLAKALRVNTRLRSVVWDRNHTSALGLLDVAQALEQNRSLKAMPLPLNDVAQAHRSRPEMTARAVHQIQACLLRNNRADHASSGRTSSCPQLLGLVSDPSEQEVNELCQSVQEHVELLGCGAGPQGEAAVHQAEDAIQNANFSLSILPILYEAGSSPSHQWQLQQKLEGLLGQVGEVCRKDIQDFTQATLDTTRSLCPQMLQGPRWREQLEGVLVGSRSLPELLPEHLLQDAFTRLRDMRLSVTGTLAESIVAQALEGLNAARDRLGALLQVESLTQQATVAMPPAIPAQDGGEPSPFGPGELEGLFFPEVRGKQDDEEQKNDSPPQKWPESSQGLRLVLSTHSAAEEPEPELAAPGEDAEPQAGPSARGSPSPATPGPQAGPLPRMDLPPAGQPLRHPTRARPRPRRQHHHRPPPGGPQVPPALPQEGNGLSARVDEGVEEFFSKRLIQQDRLWVPEEDLANEGGTTPVPRTLRKKLGTLFAFKKPRSTRGPRSDLETSPGAAPRTRKTTLGDLLRPPSRPGRGEEPGGAEGGTSSPDLARRSRPRYTRESKAYSMILLPAEEEEEMLGSRPDKRRPLERGDTELAPSFEQRVQVMLQRIGVSRGSGSAEGKRKQSKDGEIKKAGSDGDIMDSSAEAPPISIKSRTHSVSADPSCRPGPGAQGPESATWKTLGQQLNAELRGRGWGQQDGPGPPSPCPSPSPRRTSPSPNSLGLPEDPSLGPRNEDGQLRPRPLSAGRRAVSVHEDQLQAPAERPLRLQRSPVLKRRPKLEPPSSPSLGPVLGTPPLTLQPTELSSPEQNPPSPATDQRGGGPNP; encoded by the exons ATGGCTTCCCGTTCCGAGAGGAGATTCAGTGG CCAGTTGAAGACACCTTCTTCCCATCCAGGATGTGGACACGATCTACCATCGTCAGGGCTGCCGCCACTTCCGCCTAG GGACCTGGCCCTGAGTGTGGCTGCCCTGTCCTACAACCTGTGGTTCCAGTGCCTCTCCTGTGTGGACATGAAGCTG AGCCTTGAGGTCTCGGAACAGATTCTGCACATGATGAGTCAGTCATCCCACCTGGAGGAGCTAGTGCTAGAGAACTGTGGCCTGAAGGG AGACTTTGTCCGGCGACTGGCCCAAGCACTGGCAGGGCACTCGAGATCTGCCCTCCGGGAGCTTAGCCTGGCGGGGAACCTGCTGGATGACCGAG GCATGGCTGCTCTGAGCAAACACCTAGAGCTTCGTCCTGGAGCATTGAGGAAACTCAGCCTAGCGCAGACAGGGTTGACACCTCGAG GAATGAGgtctctgggccaggcactggaTTCCAATATGGCCTTTGACTCTGTCCTGACCCACCTGGACCTTTCCGGGAACCCTGGGGCGCTGGGGGCCTTGGAGGACAGTGGG GGCCTCTGTAGTTTCCTGAGCCGTCCTAATGCTCTGACGTTCCTGAATCTCGCGGGCACCGACACCGCCCTGGACACT CTCTTCGCAGCGCTGGCCGGCGGCTGCTGCACCAACCTCAGCCACCTGGACGCCTCGAGGAACGTCTTCTCCCGCAC GAAGTCCCGGGCTGCGCCCGACGCGCTCCAACTCTTCCTCAGCCGCGCGGAGAGGCTTCGGCACCTGGGCCTGGCGGGCTGTAAGCTGCCTCCCGACGCGCTCAG GGCTCTTTTGGAAGGCCTTGCGCTCAACACGCACACGGGCGACCTGCACCTGGACCTCAGCGCCTGTGAG CTGCGCTCAGCGGGCGCTCAGGTGATACAGGACTTAGTGTGCGACGCCGGCGCAGTGAGCTCCCTGGACCTGGCGGATAATG GCTTCGGCTCAGACATGGTGACTCTGGTGCTGGCCATCGGGAGGAGTCGGTCCCTGCGACATGTGGCACTTGGAAGGAACTTCAACGTCCGGTGCAA ggAGACCCTGGACGACGTCCTGCACCGGATTGTCCAGCTCATGCAGGATGACGACTGT CCCCTACAGTCTCTGTCTGTGGCCGAGTCGCGGCTGAAGCTGGCCTCCAGCGTCCTGCTCCGGGCCCTGGGCACCAATCCTAACCTGACGGCGCTGGATATCAGCGGCAACGCAATGGGGGACACCGGCGCCAAGATGCTGGCCAAGGCACTTCGGGTCAACACAAGGCTCCG GTCTGTGGTCTGGGACCGGAATCACACGTCTGCTCTGGGCCTGCTGGACGTAGCTCAGGCGCTGGAGCAGAACCGCAGCCTAAAGGCCATGCCTCTGCCACTGAACGACGTTGCCCAGGCACATCGCAGCCGACCGGAAATGACTGCACGTGCAGTGCATCAG ATCCAAGCCTGTCTTTTGAGGAATAATCGTGCGGACCATGCCTCTTCTGGCCGCACCTCCTCCTGTCCGCAGCTACTGGGTCTGGTCTCAGACCCCTCGGAGCAG gaagtGAATGAACTGTGTCAGTCAGTGCAGGAGCATGTGGAGCTACTGGGCTGTGGGGCTGGACCCCAGGGTGAAGCTGCTGTGCACCAGGCTGAGGATGCCATCCAAAATGCCAACTTCTCTCTCAGT ATTCTCCCAATTCTGTATGAGGCTGGGAGCTCTCCAAGTCATCAGTGGCAGCTACAGCAAAAGCTAGAGGGCCTCCTAGGACAGGTGGGTGAGGTCTGCCGTAAAGATATTCAG GATTTCACTCAGGCCACATTGGACACAACAAGGAGCCTCTGCCCACAGATGCTACAGGGACCCAGGTGGAGGGAGCAGCTAGAGGGAGTCCTGGTGGGCTCAAGGAGCCTCCCAGAGCTGCTCCCAGAGCACCTGCTGCAAGATGCCTTCACGAGGCTCAG ggaTATGCGGTTGTCAGTCACGGGGACCTTGGCAGAAAGCATTGTGGCTCAGGCTCTGGAGGGGCTGAATGCAGCCCGGGATCGGCTG GGTGCCTTATTGCAGGTAGAGAGTCTGACTCAGCAGGCAACAGTGGCAATGCCTCCTGCCATACCAGCACAGGATGGAGGTGAGCCCAGCCCCTTTGGGCCTGGAGAATTGGAAGGTCTTTTCTTCCCTGAGGTGAGGGGAAAGCAGGATGACGAGGAACAGAAG AATGACAGTCCTCCACAGAAATGGCCTGAGTCCAGCCAAGGTCTTCGCCTGGTCCTCTCCACTCACA GTGCTGCTGAGGAACCGGAGCCCGAGCTGGCGGCTCCGGGGGAAGATGCAGAGCCTCAGGCGGGGCCTTCTGCCCGTGGCTCTCCGAGCCCCGCCACCCCGGGTCCTCAGGCTGGCCCACTGCCACGCATGGACCTGCCACCCGCTGGGCAACCCCTGCGCCATCCGACCCGGGCCCGGCCGCGGCCGCGGCGCCAGCACCACCACCGTCCACCACCGGGGGGCCCTCAG gtgcccccagccctgccacagGAAGGGAATGGGCTCAGTGCCCGAGTGGATGAAGGCGTGGAAGAATTCTTCTCCAAAAGGCTGATCCAGCAGGATCGCCT CTGGGTCCCTGAAGAGGACTTGGCCAACGAAGGGGGTACCACCCCTGTCCCCCGCACACTGCGAAAGAAGCTGGGTACCCTCTTTGCCTTCAAGAAGCCTCGTTCAACCCGGGGGCCGCGGTCTGATCTAGAGACCAGCCCTGGGGCAGCTCCCCGTACTCGAAAGACCACACTTGGAGACCTGTTGCGGCCACCATCCCGTCCCGGCCGTGGTGAGGAGCCTGGTGGAGCTGAGGGGGGCACGAGCAGCCCAGACCTGGCCCGCAGGAGCCGGCCTCGCTACACTCGGGAAAGCAAGGCCTATTCAATGATACTACTTCccgctgaggaggaggaggaaatgttGGGCTCCAGACCTGACAAG CGGCGGCCCCTGGAgcggggagacacagagctggccCCCTCCTTCGAACAGCGAGTACAAGTGATGCTGCAGAGGATCGGTGTGAGCAGAGGCAGCGGGAGTGCTGAAGGCAAGAGGAAGCAA AGCAAGGATGGAGAGATCAAGAAGGCTGGGTCAGATG GTGACATTATGGACAGTTCTGCAGAGGCTCCTCCCATCTCAATCAAGTCCCGGACCCACTCCGTGTCGGCTG ACCCCTCGTGCAGACCTGGTCCAGGGGCCCAAGGTCCTGAGTCTGCCACCTGGAAGACACTAGGACAGCAGCTGAATGCAGAGCTCAGGGGCCGTGGTTGGGGACAACAGGATGGTCCAGGCCCTCCCTCTCCTTGTCCCAGCCCCAGTCCACGAAGAACCAGCCCCTCCCCAAACAGCCTGGGCCTCCCAGAGGACCCTTCCTTGGGCCCTAGGAATGAAG ATGGCCAGCTGAGGCCGAGGCCTCTCTCGGCAGGGCGACGAGCCGTGTCTGTGCATGAGGACCAGCTCCAGGCCCCTGCTG AACGGCCCCTGCGGCTGCAGCGCTCCCCTGTTCTCAAGCGGAGGCCAAAGCTTGAGCCACCCTCATCTCCAAGCCTAG GACCCGTACTTGGAACCCCACCTCTGACCCTCCAGCCTACAGAGCTCTCCAGCCCTGAGCAGAACCCACCTTCCCCAGCCACAGACCAAAGAGGCGGCGGGCCCAACCCCTGA